The genomic interval TCTACACCTTGGTTACAGGCATATACCAACGCATCAGCAAGTGTGAGCCTACCCTCAGCATCAGTGTTGTTAACCTACCATAAATATGAAGGCACCAATAGAAACCACGAAACAGTCAAATAAAGATTAGCAAAACAGAAAATAAGCACTAGACTTGCATCATAGTGGTCCTAAACTAATAGGTCaacaatcaaataaaagaaatccTACCAAATATAAATTACCCAACAAAGTGCAATGTATCTAGTGTGAAAATGTCAAGATGGAAGTCTGAACCATCCACCTTTTGAAGGTTTTATTTCCAATATTTTTGCGGTCCAGAGAATAAGATGCATTCCTGAAGCTAGTGCATTTTCACATATGCCATATGTCTGACCACTGAGAAGCATGATTGATACATGATAACTATACAGAGTAGTATTCATCTATAAGCTTATAATTGACAGATAGGGGACACTTTTCACTCACTCTAAAAGTTAAAATACCTCAATTATGCAGAAAATGGACAATCTTtcgacaaaaataaaataacgaAACAGCTCGAGTTATACAAAAACTAGAGAACTCATAAAACAAGTGTTTTGGTATATCCAAACACCCCAACCAATTACAAATACCACAAAAGAAAATGGATCCAATAGGAAAATTGATGAACACTCTTCAAATGGAGCTTGTTGGGTAAGGGGAGTGAAGGAGTGACCCAATTAAGTCAACCCCTAAAGGCCCCAAAAATGAGCTTACCTCAATTGTCTTCCCATTTGAAGCAGTGATAATGTCACCAGGCCTCATGCCTGTCCCACTGATCATATTCTCACAAGCTGCAACAATGAAATGCACCTGCAACATGGTATTTATTAGTTTGGAGAAAAGAGCATTATTGAATACACGCACAttgagtaaatatatttttttcttgaatgatGATGAAGGACTCACCTCTACCCCAGCAGGCTTTATTTGACCAAGAGCTTTTGCTGCACCTAAAACAGCTGCAGCCCCTCCCATGTCAAACTTCATTAGCTCAATTGAACAGCCAGGTCCAGTCTTGATGTTGTAGCCACCACTGGGAATGTGAAAAGAATTGTTCAAGAAATCATACcataagaattaaaaaaattagcaataataaaagaaacaatatcACTGCAGCCAGGTCAGAaatcaattttctatttttccaaCTTATAGAAGATAGAATTACCTGTCAAAAGTTAATCCCTTTCCAACCAAGGctatcttcttttttatttctccaCTACTAGGCTTATAAGACAAATGGATGAAATGAGCAGGATTTGCAGAAGCTGCAGCAACAGCTAAATAGGATCCCATTTTCAATTCTTTGCACTGCTCAACATCCAAGATGTTTGCAGAAAAGACATCACTATAGGTGGAAGCAATCTTTTTGGCCTCTTCAGCAAGTACCGCTGCAGCAAAAAGTTGGCATGTTGATAGCTTGGTTATGGTCATGCTATTTAAAGGGACAACAAGGAAATGCATTGGAAGATCACTAACCAGGGGTAAGTACATTGGCAGGTGCATTGACGAGCTCTCTGCCGAGTATAACACCTGCACAGACATCTGCagcatacttgattttcttctctATCTCAGGTCCAGTCCCCAGTCCAAGAATATCCAAAGATTTCAACGTTGGTTTCTTTGACTCAGACTTAAACCTATTATCTTCAAATGTCCCCAGCACAGCTCCTACAACGTTCAAGAAAATCAACCAAGTTAGTTTCTCAATATGGTTCAATGAACTAAGCGAAGATCACGAAAATGGATACCAGTTGTTATGGCAGAGGCAGAGCTAAGCTTTGATTCTGCAGACAGTCCATCCGTAGAAGCAAGAGCAATGGCAATATTACTAGCCTGAGCAGACTTGGCAGCTGCAGCAGCAGCCTCCCCTAAACTGCGATAAGCAGCAGTTGATGATGTTGATAAGCCAAGCCCAACTAGAGCAATCCTTTTTGAGCCAAGACCAGGAAGCCTCAGAATTGTGGATTGTCCAAACTTCCCACTAAAATCCTCCTCGAATGAAGCTTCAGACAATAAACCACTCAATTTGGAATCTAGCTTTTGCAATAGTGGATTCTGGAACTTAGAATTCCCGTCTCTAGCCAAGTCCTTCTCTGTGGCACCTACTGCAAGTATGTCTCCTTTCCATTCCACCAGATCAATCTCTTTAGCAGCAAATGAAATCTTTCATGTTCCAAAAACAGAAAAAGGATTTAGTCCGGAAATTATAAAACTTCCATATGTATAAACACAAGAATCAACGATTGGCTGCATGCTAAGGGTGGAGCATTAAAAAAGTTATCTACACACTCTAAAAGATGGGATATGTTAGGATTATAGCCGCC from Solanum stenotomum isolate F172 unplaced genomic scaffold, ASM1918654v1 scaffold33159, whole genome shotgun sequence carries:
- the LOC125852254 gene encoding leucine aminopeptidase 2, chloroplastic, with the translated sequence MAALRVSSALACSSSSSFHSYPSFFTKFQSSPIWSFSISVTPLCSRGAKRMAHSIARDTLGLTHTNQSDAPKISFAAKEIDLVEWKGDILAVGATEKDLARDGNSKFQNPLLQKLDSKLSGLLSEASFEEDFSGKFGQSTILRLPGLGSKRIALVGLGLSTSSTAAYRSLGEAAAAAAKSAQASNIAIALASTDGLSAESKLSSASAITTGAVLGTFEDNRFKSESKKPTLKSLDILGLGTGPEIEKKIKYAADVCAGVILGRELVNAPANVLTPAVLAEEAKKIASTYSDVFSANILDVEQCKELKMGSYLAVAAASANPAHFIHLSYKPSSGEIKKKIALVGKGLTFDSGGYNIKTGPGCSIELMKFDMGGAAAVLGAAKALGQIKPAGVEVHFIVAACENMISGTGMRPGDIITASNGKTIEVNNTDAEGRLTLADALVYACNQGVEKIVDLATLTGACVVALGPSIAGIFTPSDDLAKEVVAASEVSGEKLWRLPMEDSYWDSMKSGVADMVNTGGRQGGAITAALFLKQFVDEKVQWMHIDLAGPVWSDKKKNATGFGVSTLVEWVLKNSTN